The genomic DNA TTCTTTTAACAAATAGTCTCGATCTAAAATGACGACTTCGCCATTGATTTTCCGTTGGCGGACTAAATGCCAGACAGGTGTATTGACTGGCCAGCCAGTTACTTTGTGTAATTCGTTGTCGACTACTGTTTCTTCAAGTGTTTGCACGATCGTTTCACTAGGGATATGTTGGTTTTCTTGAAGCTCTTTATAGCTTGTCAATCCAGCAATAGGAAAATCAAAGCGGTTACGGTCTAAAACGATCGATCCTTTTCCTTGTTTCTTTTGGATATATCCTTCTGTTGTCAATAGATTAAGTGCTTTACGAATTGTTTCCCGTGAAACACCATAGATTTTGATCAATTGATTTTCACTAGGTAGTAAAGTATGAGGAGGATACTCTTTGTCTAAGATTTTCTTTTCTAAGTCTAAAAAAATTTCATTGAATTTGTTCATCGTTCCTCTCCTTTGGGCAA from Enterococcus mundtii includes the following:
- the treR gene encoding trehalose operon repressor, translating into MNKFNEIFLDLEKKILDKEYPPHTLLPSENQLIKIYGVSRETIRKALNLLTTEGYIQKKQGKGSIVLDRNRFDFPIAGLTSYKELQENQHIPSETIVQTLEETVVDNELHKVTGWPVNTPVWHLVRQRKINGEVVILDRDYLLKETIPTLTKEQAANSIYEYFENELDLSIAYAQKEITVEPIDDSISESMDLHDDPYVVIVRGLVYLENTECFEYTESIHRLDKFRFVEFARRRRL